Part of the Gammaproteobacteria bacterium genome is shown below.
AGGGACTCTGCAGCCAGTGTCTTTGCATCGGCCGCCTGCACGGCAGCCACGGTCGAGGCGATACCGCCGCCAGCTCGGGCTATCTCCTCGTAGCTCGCACCGCCGAGCTTCAAGCTGTGTTCGTGCATGCGGTTGCCGGCAAAAACGGCATGCGTGTGGCAGTCGATGAAGCCCGGCAGGATGACCGCATCACGGGCGTCGACGTGCTCGGCCGAATCGCTGCTCGCGGCGACATCCAGCGCGGCAATGCGCCCGTCCTTTATGGCGAGCGACGTTGCTGTCTGTGCAATGCCGGATCCCTCCGTCATGCCGTGAACACGAGCGTTGTGAATGATCAGGTCGTACATGCTTGCCCCGGATTAATTATTCGCCGCACATGGCCGCCGCCCCGGCTTTCTGCCAAACTTCGGCCCATGAACGAGCAGACCGCCAGCATACTGAATTTCCAGCACATTCTGGCGCCGGACGGCATCTTACCTGACCGGCAGCTGCATGTGGATGGCCAGGGGGTAATCCAGGAAATCCGCCCCATCCCGGCGGCCGAGCGGAGCGCCGTGAAATGGGATGGCTACCTGGCCCTGCCAGGCATGCCCAATGCCCATAGTCATGTCTTCCAGCGGGCGCTGGCCGGCTTCGGCGAGGCGCGACGGGGCGAGGATTCCTTCTGGTCCTGGCGAGAGGCCATGTACCGCCTGGCACTGCATGTCACGCCAGAGCAGCTCCATGTCATTGCGCGCCAGGCGTACGGCGAGATGCTGGCCGCCGGTTTCACTTCGGTTGCAGAGTTCCATTACCTGCACCATCTGCCCGATGGCACGCACAGCATGGCCATGGCAGACGCGATTATCCAGGCTGCAGAGGATGCCGGTATTCGCCTGTGTCTGCTGCCAGTCGCCTATTTCACCGCCGGCTTTGCGGCTGCGGGTGCGGGTCCAGGTGGGGGGCAGGCACCGCTCGCGGAGCAGCGTCGATTCGTTTTCGAGAGCGTTGATGATTATCTCGCCATGGTCGAAGCCGTGTCGATCCGCTCTGCCGGCATCGCCCCGCATTCCCTGCGTGCAGTGCCACCGTCTTTGCTGGAGGAGCTGGTTGCCGGCTCGCGGCAGATCCTGGGTGACGACGCGGCCATTCACATTCACATCGCGGAGCAGCAGCGCGAGGTGACTGACTGCCGGGACACGCATGGCAAGACCCCCATCAACCTGCTGGCGGACACCATCACGCTGGACGAGCACTGGAACCTGGTTCACGCGACGCACGCCGATGCAGGCGAGCGACAGCGGATGCTCGATGCCGGTGCACGAGTGGTCATCTGTCCGCTGACGGAAGCCTACCTGGGCGATGGCCTGTTCGATGCCACGGGGTTCGGCCGCCAGGGCGGTGAGCTGGCGATTGGCTCCGATTCCAATGCCCGCATCGATGTTTTCGAAGAATTGCGCCTGCTCGAATACGGCCAGCGCTTGAAGAACCAGGCGCGTGCACAGCTGGCTGACGAACACGGCTTTACCAGCCTCTACCGACACTGTGCGGAAGCAGGTGCACGAGCGAGCGGCTTGAAATCCGGCCGCCTGGAGGCAGGGCGCCTCGCCGACATCATCGCCATTGACGAGCGTTCCCATGGCGTTACCGGACATGTTGCGAGGACCATGGTCGATGCGTTGCTGGTAAACGGCAGCAGCCGCGACGTGGTTGGCGTCTGGGTGGGTGGTCGGAAAATCATGCCGACCTTGGTGCCAGACGAATTTGCGGCGACCGTGCAGCAGTTGCTCGGCACACTTTGAACTTGACGCTAGACGAGGTACACGATGCGAGCGTTTGAAATTCGCCAACCGGTGGTTGATGCGATTCCGGTGGTTTGCAGCATTCCGCATACCGGGACCTACGTGCCTGATGGCATTCCGGAGCGCTGGACAAGTGATCATATCCGCAGCCTGCCGATGACGGACTGGCACCTGCATCACCTGTACGATTTTCTGCCGAGCCTGGGAGTTACCAGCATTCACGCCACCTGGTCGCGTTTTCTCTGCGACCTGAATCGACCGCCCGAGCCGCGAGCGCTTTATCCGGGGCGTTTCGAGACCGGCATCGTCGCGGAACGCACGTTCTGGGGAGACGTGATCTGGGACAGCTACCCGGCCCGGCAGGAAATCGATCAATGGAAGGCGCAGGTCCATGTTCCCTATCACGAGGCGTTGAACGCACTGCTGGACGAGACGGCGGCCAGGTTCGGGCACTGTGTCCTGCTGGATCTTCACAGCGTGGCCTCGAAGGCCAGCGAGGTGCATCCCGAGCTCGAGTACGAGATCTATCTCGGCAATCGAGATGGAGACAGCTGCGCTGACTGGCTGATCGACTGCACGCATGAATTGATGGAAGCGGCGGGCCTGAAGGTGGTCCGCAACAATCCCTACAAGGGTGGTTACATCACCGATACCTACGGCCGACGCGATGACGTCGATGCCCTGCAGATCGAGATGTGCCAGCGAGTCTACATGGACGAGAACGAGCCCGGGGCTGCGCTGGACGACGAGCGTTTCGGCAAGGCCAGGCACATGCTGGAAGGCATTCTTGGCAGTCTCGCGACAGAGGCGAGCCGGAAGATCCGGTGAACAGCAGCAAAAAGACCGCCCGGAGGCGGTCTTTTTTCGTGGCCCGGCCGAGCGGCCGGTTCAGAAGGTGTAGCTGATACCGATCGACACCACCGGATAGGTGTCGAATTCCTCGAGGTCCTGGTTCAACTCTGCGATTTCTGCGTCCACGTTGGACTGGAATGTCGGATCGCTGGACAGCAGGCCACCGGTGGACACGATCTGCGCCTGCGGTCCGTCCTGCAGCACCACGCCGACATCCACCGAGAAGCCGAGCCCCGAGCTCTTTGGCGCGCTTGCCCAGCCGACGCCCAGGTAGGTGCCTTGCTCCTGCAGCCCGAAGCCAGCCGACAGCGTACCGACTTCCGCGCCGGTGTAGGACACGCCGTTCAGGGTGTAGGTGCCGGACGACGTGCCCGTGCCGATAAACGTCGAGTCGTTGTCGACGATGCCACCCGTGATGCGGAACATCCCGGCAAACGGGTGGTAATCAAGGAACAGGTGGGTGCTGTCGAATTCGGCATCGAAATCGTAGGTGATGTCGTCCTGGGTTTCCTCGTAATCCGTATCGTACTGGTTGATGCCACCACGCAAGGCGAAATGGTCGGTCAGGGCGAACTTGGCTTCATAGGTCATGCCCAGCGTGCTGACCCGTGCGCCGACGCCGATGTCTGCTGCCTGGGCAGGCAGCGCCAATGCGGCCAGGCCCGTTATCATGATGAGATTGCTGAACTTCATGCTAACCCCCGTCTGGATGTGGATTCGTCACTTCGCAGTATACGGCCTCAGGCGCCCCGCATGCAGGCAATTCTCCTGCCGTTCGCACCGCTCGATCGAACAGCTCATCGGACTGTGGCAGAATTGGCGACCCCGCTGGCAATCCACATTCCGGGATGAAACATGGCCGTTAAGAAGTTCGAACTTGTCCTGCAAAGCGCCAGGATGATCACTCCTCGCGTAAAAGAGCTGGCCTTCGTGCGCCGTGATGGCGAGCCCCTGCCGTTCGAGCCTGGCCAGTTTGTCTCCCTCATGCTGCCGACCGACGAGAAGCTGTTGCGACGTTCGTACAGCATAGCGACGGTCCCCGAGAGCGGCGATGACACGACAAGGCTGGCCATTTCCCACGTCGAAGGCGGGCGTGCAACGACGCGATTGTTCGCGATGGAACCCGGCGATGCCGTGGAAGCGATCGGGCCGGCGGGTCGGTTCGTGTTGAAGGATGATGGGCATTGCCGTTATGTATTGCTGGCGACCGGTACCGGTGTCACGCCGTACCGCGCTTTCCTGCCGGAACTGCGACGTCGTCTCACGGACCCGAAGGTTTCCGTCGACCTGTACCTGGGTGTGCGCAACCCGGCGGAGCTGCTGTATGGCGAAGACTTCGCGGCCATGCAGTCCGAATTCGACAACTTCCGCTTTTTCCCCTGTTACAGCCGGGCGATGCCGGAGGCGCCCGGCGCGAACGATCGGAAGGGTTACGTGCAGGAACACCTGGAAGAGATCCAGCTGGATCCGGGGCATGATGTCGTCTATCTCTGCGGCAATCCCGGCATGATCGATGCCGCTGCGGAATTTTGTGGCGAACTCGATTTTCCGATTGCCAATGTGAGGCGGGAGAAGTACGTCTCGTCCAATTGATCGTGGTCAGTTTCCGCTTGACAGTGCCTGCCTGACGGCGTTGCCACGGATGTCGATCACGGTGACATCGAAGGCTGTCTGCCTGTCCCAGTTGCCGCCCAGCAAGAAGGCGATGTTGTAGGTCTGGATGGATTCGTTGAACGGCTCGACTTCGACTGCCACGCAGCCCTGCTGAAAGTCATCGACATTCCCCGATCCCACCCCGATGCGTTCCACGAGATCGACGACGATCGTCTCGTCGGAGCCGCTCGGCGTGACTTCCAGTCGACCTAGATCCAGCGCGGGCGATTCCATGGACAGCGCGACACGCAGCACCGGGAAGTCGTTTGCCGATTCGCTTGCCGGACACTCGCCGGTATCGAACACGCTGGCATCGGTTTCGCGGGACAGCACGACGGCCGCTGCCGAGGATTTCGGATAGGGCAGCAGGTGCAGGGGGTTGGCAAAGTTCTCCCTGTTCTGTTGCCCGGCGTGGCTGCCGACCAGCAGGCCGAAATGCAGGTGGGTCGTGTTGATACCCTGGCCGCTGCGACCGACATGACCCAGCACGGTACCCCGTGTGATGGCGCTGCCGACATCGGCTTCCGAAAATCCCATGCTCCCCTGGGACAGGTGCATGTAGAGCGTCTGTACGGTCCCGCCGAATGCATCCGACAGCACCGGGTGCTCGACCAGCAGGTAGTTGCCCTGGCGGCAGAAGCTCGGGCACGCGCTCGGGTCGACGTCCCAGCGAGGGTCCCAGGTCCTGACCTTGCTGATCACCCCATCGGCGATCGCATGGATGGGAAATCCGGATTCATCATCGTTGTCATTGCCAGCGATGGCGTCGACGTCGGTCGGATTGTCGTCACAGGTGTCCACGCCCGGATGGAAATCGTCCTTCCCGCCCAGTTCCCGATGACCGAAGCCATCCTGGATGCAGTCCGGGGTGCTCGATGCGCTGATCGGCCAGGTGCCGGGGGCCACCAGGGTGTTGCCGAAATCGACAGCGCTGCCGCCAGGATTCTCAGGATCGCTGCCAGGGTCGGCGCGGGAATCACCGGAGTTGCAGGCTGTGATCGAGGCGAGCAGTGACAGGGCCAGCGAGGCAATCAGGAAACGCATGCGCAGTTCTCCGTAAGCAGAAGTAATGCGCCGATTTTCGACGTAATGGGTCCCTGCAGAATCGGGAGAACCACTGAGAACGAAAGGCAGGGAAGGATTGCGGCAAGAAAAAACCCCTGCAAGAGCAGGGGTTTCGTTGACGCGAGTCGCAGCCGCTGATCAGCCAGTGCTCAACTTGCGGTACTTGATGCGATGCGGCTGGTCGGCCTCGGCGCCGAGGCGACGCTTGCGGTCTTCCTCGTAGTCCTGGTAGTTGCCCTCGTACCAGACCACCTGCGAATCGCCCTCGAAGGCGAGGATGTGGGTCGCGGTGCGATCCAGGAACCAGCGGTCATGGGAGATGACCACGGCACACCCGGCGAAGGTCAGCAAGGCTTCCTCCAGTGCACGCAGGGTTTCCACGTCGAGGTCGTTGGTCGGCTCGTCAAGCAGCAACAGGTTGCCGCCGGAACGCAGCAGCTTGGCGAGATGCACGCGATTGCGCTCGCCACCCGAGAGGTCGCCGATGCGCTTCTGCTGGTCCTGGCCCTTGAAGTTGAAGCGACCCACGTAAGCACGCGACGGGGTTTCGTAACTGCCGACCTGGATGATGTCCTGGCCTTCGGAGATTTCTTCCCAGACCGTCTTCTTGCCATCCAGCGCGTCGCGCGACTGGTCGACGTAGGCCAGCTCGACGGTCTCGCCGATACGCAGCTCGCCTTCATCCGGCTTTTCCTCGCCAGTGATCATGCGGAACAGGGTCGTCTTACCGGCACCGTTGGGGCCGATGACGCCGACAATGCCGCCCGGCGGCAGGAAGAAATTCAGGTCTTCATAAAGGAGCCGGTCGCCAAAGGATTTCTTCACGCCCTTGGCTTCGACCACCAGGTCGCCGAGGCGCGGGCCTGGCGGGATGTAGAGTTCCTGGGTTTCGTTGCGCTTCTGGAAGTCCTTGGACGCCAGTTCCTCGTAGCGCTGGACACGCGCCTTGGACTTGGCCTGGCGGCCCTTGGGGTTCTGGCGCACCCACTCCAGCTCTTCCTTCATGGCCTTGCGATGCGCGGTCTCGGCTTTCTCTTCCTGTTCCAGGCGCTTTTCCTTCTGTTCCAGCCAGGAGGAATAGTTGCCTTCGTAAGGAATGCCGTGGCCGCGGTCGAGCTCGAGAATCCAGCCGGCGACGTTGTCGAGGAAGTAGCGATCATGGGTCACCGCCACGACGGTGCCCGGGTATTCCTCGAGGAAGCGTTCCAGCCAGGCGACGGACTCGGCGTCGAGGTGGTTGGTCGGCTCGTCCAGCAGCAACATGTCGGGACGCGAGAGCAGGAGTTTGCACAGCGCCACGCGGCGGCGCTCACCGCCGGAGAGCTTGGTCACATCGGCATCCCAGGGCGGCAGGCGCAGCGCTTCGGCCGCGACTTCCAGCTGGTGCTCGATGTTGTGGCCGCCCTCGGCCTGCAACTTGTTCTCGAGCTGGGCCTGCTTCTTGGCCAGTTCGTCGAAATCCGCATCGGGTTCGGCATAGGCGGCGTAGACCGCTTCGAGTTCCTTTTGCGCGTCCAGCATTTCCGACATGGCTTCTTCGACATTGCCGCGCACGTCCTTGGTTTCGTCCAGCTGCGGCTCCTGTGGCAGGTAACCGATGTTGATGCCGGGCTGCGGACGGGCTTCGCCTTCGATGTCCGTGTCGATGCCCGCCATGATGCGCAGCAGGGTGGACTTGCCCGCGCCGTTCAGGCCCAGCACGCCGATCTTGGCACCGGGGAAAAAGGACAGGGAAATGTCGCGCAGGATGTGCTTCTTGGGAGGCACGACCTTGCCCACGCGGTTCATGGTGTAGACGTATTGCGCCATGGAATGCTCCGTCTGGCTTCAAATGAGGTTCAAGCCGCGGATTATCAGGCCTGAGGGCCGGGATTCCAAGGCGGATCAGCCAACTTGGCTGGACTGCCGTCAGACGATGGGCGGCTCGGACGTCGTCAGCGGGTCGTCGTCGGCGAAGGTGGACTTGAGGTTTTCCAGGCGCTCGTCGAGCTCGCCCGGCTTTTCGAAGCGGGCGATGTGGAACATGGCCTCGCCCTCGTGGATCAGCGGAATGTTCGTGCGGCCGATGATAATGCCGCCAAATGGCGCCTTGACGTCGATTTCGTCATCGCGGAACGGGGTGGTGATGCGACCCAGCAACTGGCCGCGCTTGACCGCCGAACCGAGCGCCGCCAGCGGTCGGAGCATGCCGGAAGCATTGGCGCGCACCCAGCTTGAGGAGCGCGCCACCATCGGTTCGTGTTTTTTCTTCTTGGAGCGCGAAGGCGGCAGCATGCCCAGTGCGCGCATCACGCCGAGAATGCCGTTCACGCCGGCACGTATCGCCGTGTCGTCGTAGCGCAATGCCTCACCCGCCTCGTACACCATGACCTTGACGCCTCGTTCGACCGCGGCGCCACGCAAGGAGCCCAGCGGCGTGCCGGCGTTCAGCATCACGGGTGCGCCAAAGGCCTTGGCGAGTTCGAACGTCTCCTCGTCATCGAGGTCGGCACGGATCTGCGGAAAGTTATCGCGGTGAATCGCCGCGGTATGCAGGTCGATACCGTATTGCGCCCGGCTCAGGACATGCTCGGTAAAGAGATTGGCCAGTCGCGATGCCATGCTGCCCTCTGGCGAGCCGGGAAAGGCCCGGTTCAGGTCGCGACGGTCCGGCAGGTAGCGCGATTTGTGCATCACGCCCAGCACGTTGAGCATCGGCGCTGCCAGCAGCGCGCCTTTCATGCGGCGCAGGGCAGGGGTCGCCATCAGTCGACGGATGATCTCGATGCCATTCAGTTCGTCGCCGTGCACGGCTGCCGAGATGAACAGGGTCGGACCGGCCTGGCGACCATTGATGACC
Proteins encoded:
- the hutF gene encoding formimidoylglutamate deiminase, which encodes MNEQTASILNFQHILAPDGILPDRQLHVDGQGVIQEIRPIPAAERSAVKWDGYLALPGMPNAHSHVFQRALAGFGEARRGEDSFWSWREAMYRLALHVTPEQLHVIARQAYGEMLAAGFTSVAEFHYLHHLPDGTHSMAMADAIIQAAEDAGIRLCLLPVAYFTAGFAAAGAGPGGGQAPLAEQRRFVFESVDDYLAMVEAVSIRSAGIAPHSLRAVPPSLLEELVAGSRQILGDDAAIHIHIAEQQREVTDCRDTHGKTPINLLADTITLDEHWNLVHATHADAGERQRMLDAGARVVICPLTEAYLGDGLFDATGFGRQGGELAIGSDSNARIDVFEELRLLEYGQRLKNQARAQLADEHGFTSLYRHCAEAGARASGLKSGRLEAGRLADIIAIDERSHGVTGHVARTMVDALLVNGSSRDVVGVWVGGRKIMPTLVPDEFAATVQQLLGTL
- a CDS encoding N-formylglutamate amidohydrolase, which produces MRAFEIRQPVVDAIPVVCSIPHTGTYVPDGIPERWTSDHIRSLPMTDWHLHHLYDFLPSLGVTSIHATWSRFLCDLNRPPEPRALYPGRFETGIVAERTFWGDVIWDSYPARQEIDQWKAQVHVPYHEALNALLDETAARFGHCVLLDLHSVASKASEVHPELEYEIYLGNRDGDSCADWLIDCTHELMEAAGLKVVRNNPYKGGYITDTYGRRDDVDALQIEMCQRVYMDENEPGAALDDERFGKARHMLEGILGSLATEASRKIR
- a CDS encoding FAD-binding oxidoreductase; its protein translation is MAVKKFELVLQSARMITPRVKELAFVRRDGEPLPFEPGQFVSLMLPTDEKLLRRSYSIATVPESGDDTTRLAISHVEGGRATTRLFAMEPGDAVEAIGPAGRFVLKDDGHCRYVLLATGTGVTPYRAFLPELRRRLTDPKVSVDLYLGVRNPAELLYGEDFAAMQSEFDNFRFFPCYSRAMPEAPGANDRKGYVQEHLEEIQLDPGHDVVYLCGNPGMIDAAAEFCGELDFPIANVRREKYVSSN
- a CDS encoding M23 family metallopeptidase, whose product is MRFLIASLALSLLASITACNSGDSRADPGSDPENPGGSAVDFGNTLVAPGTWPISASSTPDCIQDGFGHRELGGKDDFHPGVDTCDDNPTDVDAIAGNDNDDESGFPIHAIADGVISKVRTWDPRWDVDPSACPSFCRQGNYLLVEHPVLSDAFGGTVQTLYMHLSQGSMGFSEADVGSAITRGTVLGHVGRSGQGINTTHLHFGLLVGSHAGQQNRENFANPLHLLPYPKSSAAAVVLSRETDASVFDTGECPASESANDFPVLRVALSMESPALDLGRLEVTPSGSDETIVVDLVERIGVGSGNVDDFQQGCVAVEVEPFNESIQTYNIAFLLGGNWDRQTAFDVTVIDIRGNAVRQALSSGN
- the ettA gene encoding energy-dependent translational throttle protein EttA, which translates into the protein MAQYVYTMNRVGKVVPPKKHILRDISLSFFPGAKIGVLGLNGAGKSTLLRIMAGIDTDIEGEARPQPGINIGYLPQEPQLDETKDVRGNVEEAMSEMLDAQKELEAVYAAYAEPDADFDELAKKQAQLENKLQAEGGHNIEHQLEVAAEALRLPPWDADVTKLSGGERRRVALCKLLLSRPDMLLLDEPTNHLDAESVAWLERFLEEYPGTVVAVTHDRYFLDNVAGWILELDRGHGIPYEGNYSSWLEQKEKRLEQEEKAETAHRKAMKEELEWVRQNPKGRQAKSKARVQRYEELASKDFQKRNETQELYIPPGPRLGDLVVEAKGVKKSFGDRLLYEDLNFFLPPGGIVGVIGPNGAGKTTLFRMITGEEKPDEGELRIGETVELAYVDQSRDALDGKKTVWEEISEGQDIIQVGSYETPSRAYVGRFNFKGQDQQKRIGDLSGGERNRVHLAKLLRSGGNLLLLDEPTNDLDVETLRALEEALLTFAGCAVVISHDRWFLDRTATHILAFEGDSQVVWYEGNYQDYEEDRKRRLGAEADQPHRIKYRKLSTG
- a CDS encoding succinylglutamate desuccinylase/aspartoacylase family protein encodes the protein MVKRHRNTTFQIEGNSIAPGERASFNLPLSTHYTNAPVEVPFRVINGRQAGPTLFISAAVHGDELNGIEIIRRLMATPALRRMKGALLAAPMLNVLGVMHKSRYLPDRRDLNRAFPGSPEGSMASRLANLFTEHVLSRAQYGIDLHTAAIHRDNFPQIRADLDDEETFELAKAFGAPVMLNAGTPLGSLRGAAVERGVKVMVYEAGEALRYDDTAIRAGVNGILGVMRALGMLPPSRSKKKKHEPMVARSSSWVRANASGMLRPLAALGSAVKRGQLLGRITTPFRDDEIDVKAPFGGIIIGRTNIPLIHEGEAMFHIARFEKPGELDERLENLKSTFADDDPLTTSEPPIV